The Deinococcus koreensis genome window below encodes:
- the eboE gene encoding metabolite traffic protein EboE has protein sequence MQIHGAHLTYCTNIHPSTGMAEVRQSLETYAAELKARLSPDAPFGVGLRLSGAESVEVLEGTALADLRAFLDERGLYVFTLNGFPYGPFHGQAVKAQVHAPDWLHEERVAYTGRLIDILAALLPDGQEGSISTSPLSYGAWVDAADPTVWTQLTGNVVQVVERLVRLRQERGVFIHLDMEPEPDGLLQRSDDLARFFRDHLMTYGAETLAVSLGVSVDTAREHLRDHFQVCFDVCHVAVMYEEPAEAIELYRAAGLRIGKIQLSSALRLALPDDGAGREQIAQALAPYAEGTYLHQVIARTRGGTLLQYPDLPPALVDIHHPDVTEWRVHFHVPVFLEQAGAFGSTQAAIRATLEALRPELAGRHLEVETYTWDVLPPELKRPLLDSIERELRWVRDVL, from the coding sequence GTGCAGATCCACGGCGCCCACCTGACGTACTGCACGAACATCCACCCCTCGACCGGAATGGCCGAGGTGCGGCAGAGCCTGGAGACGTATGCCGCCGAGTTGAAAGCCCGCCTCTCGCCGGACGCGCCCTTCGGGGTGGGCCTGCGCCTGTCCGGGGCCGAGAGCGTGGAGGTGCTGGAGGGAACCGCCCTGGCCGACCTCCGCGCCTTTCTGGACGAGCGCGGCCTGTACGTGTTCACCCTGAACGGCTTTCCCTACGGCCCCTTCCACGGGCAGGCGGTCAAGGCCCAGGTGCACGCCCCCGACTGGCTCCACGAGGAGCGGGTGGCCTATACCGGGCGACTGATCGACATCCTGGCCGCGCTGCTGCCCGACGGCCAGGAGGGCAGCATCAGCACCAGCCCGCTGTCGTACGGCGCCTGGGTGGACGCGGCCGACCCGACCGTTTGGACTCAGCTCACCGGGAACGTGGTGCAGGTCGTGGAGAGGCTGGTGCGGCTGCGCCAGGAACGCGGCGTGTTCATCCACCTCGACATGGAGCCCGAGCCCGACGGCCTGCTCCAGCGCAGCGACGACCTGGCCCGCTTCTTCCGGGATCATCTGATGACGTATGGGGCGGAGACCCTAGCGGTCAGCCTCGGCGTGAGCGTGGACACTGCTCGTGAGCATCTGCGCGACCACTTCCAGGTCTGCTTCGACGTCTGCCACGTCGCGGTGATGTATGAGGAACCCGCCGAGGCCATCGAGCTGTACCGGGCCGCCGGACTGCGGATCGGCAAGATCCAGCTCAGCTCCGCGCTGCGCCTGGCCTTGCCGGACGATGGGGCGGGCCGGGAGCAGATCGCCCAGGCCCTCGCCCCCTACGCCGAGGGCACCTATCTGCATCAGGTCATCGCTCGCACGCGCGGTGGGACGCTACTCCAGTACCCCGACCTGCCCCCCGCGCTCGTCGATATTCACCACCCCGACGTGACCGAGTGGCGCGTGCATTTCCACGTGCCGGTCTTTCTGGAGCAGGCGGGCGCCTTCGGTTCCACGCAGGCCGCCATCCGCGCCACCCTGGAGGCGCTGCGCCCCGAGCTGGCGGGCCGGCATCTGGAGGTCGAGACCTACACCTGGGACGTCCTGCCGCCCGAGCTGAAACGGCCGCTGCTGGACTCCATCGAGCGCGAGCTGAGGTGGGTGCGGGATGTCCTCTAG
- a CDS encoding alkaline phosphatase family protein has translation MTHPSLSTHPEPRRLAVLNIVGLTPALLPHLPRLQAFATRGQVSPVEAMLPAVTCSVQATYLTGRWPSEHGVVGNGWYFRDECEIKFWRQSNHLIQSPKLWDALRAHDPSFTVANICWWYAMYSSADYTVTPRPMYPADGRKLPDCYTQPYELRDELQQKLGTFPLFSYWGPNANITSSAWIARAAQHIDETYAPTLNLVYLPHLDYGLQQHGPNPEALATELADIDRVAGDLIDHYERRGVQVMVVSEYGIERAWRPVHINRALREAGLIAVRDELGREQLDAGVSAAFAVADHQVAHVYVNDPARRDEVRALLEALPGVAEVLDEEGKRRHHLGHERAGDFVVVAEAGAWFTYYYWLDDARAPDYARTVDIHRKPGYDPVELFLDPHSPAKLKAGVALLKKKLGFRYLLDVIGFDATLVRGSHGRVTGTPAAGPLLITNRPELLPQRPLVATDVYGVILAHLGVGEREVVAAG, from the coding sequence ATGACCCATCCTTCTCTCTCCACCCATCCCGAACCCCGCCGCCTCGCCGTGCTGAACATCGTCGGCCTGACGCCCGCCCTGCTGCCGCACCTGCCGAGGCTGCAGGCCTTCGCCACGCGCGGACAGGTCTCGCCCGTGGAAGCCATGCTGCCCGCCGTGACCTGCTCGGTGCAGGCCACCTACCTGACCGGCCGGTGGCCCAGCGAGCACGGCGTCGTGGGCAACGGCTGGTACTTCCGCGACGAGTGCGAGATCAAATTCTGGCGCCAGTCGAACCACCTCATCCAGAGCCCCAAGCTGTGGGACGCGCTGCGGGCGCACGATCCCAGCTTTACCGTGGCGAACATCTGCTGGTGGTACGCGATGTATTCCAGCGCCGATTACACCGTCACCCCGCGCCCGATGTACCCCGCCGACGGCCGCAAGCTGCCCGACTGCTACACCCAGCCCTACGAGCTGCGCGACGAACTGCAGCAGAAGCTGGGCACCTTCCCGCTGTTCAGCTACTGGGGCCCGAACGCCAACATCACGTCCAGCGCCTGGATCGCCAGGGCCGCGCAGCACATCGACGAGACGTACGCGCCGACCCTGAATCTGGTCTACCTGCCGCACCTGGACTACGGCCTGCAGCAGCACGGCCCCAACCCGGAGGCGCTGGCGACCGAGCTGGCCGACATCGACCGCGTGGCGGGCGACCTGATCGACCACTACGAGCGGCGGGGCGTGCAGGTCATGGTGGTGTCCGAATACGGCATCGAGCGCGCGTGGCGGCCCGTCCACATCAACCGCGCCCTGCGCGAGGCGGGCCTGATCGCCGTGCGCGACGAACTGGGCCGCGAACAGCTGGACGCTGGCGTGAGCGCCGCCTTCGCCGTGGCCGACCATCAGGTCGCGCACGTGTACGTGAACGACCCCGCCCGCCGCGACGAGGTGCGCGCCCTGCTGGAAGCCCTGCCCGGCGTGGCCGAGGTGCTGGACGAGGAGGGCAAACGCCGCCACCACCTGGGGCACGAGCGCGCCGGAGACTTCGTGGTCGTGGCCGAGGCCGGCGCGTGGTTCACCTACTACTACTGGCTCGACGACGCCCGCGCCCCCGACTACGCCCGCACCGTGGACATCCACCGCAAGCCCGGCTACGACCCGGTGGAGCTGTTCCTCGACCCGCACAGCCCCGCCAAGCTCAAGGCGGGCGTGGCCCTGCTGAAGAAGAAGCTGGGCTTCCGCTACCTGCTGGACGTGATCGGCTTCGACGCCACGCTGGTGCGCGGCTCGCACGGCCGGGTCACGGGGACGCCTGCCGCCGGCCCGCTGCTGATCACGAACCGCCCCGAGCTGCTGCCCCAGCGCCCGCTGGTCGCCACCGATGTGTACGGCGTGATCCTGGCGCACCTGGGGGTGGGGGAGAGGGAAGTGGTAGCGGCGGGGTGA
- a CDS encoding UbiA family prenyltransferase: MSSSAVRTSAPRWRGHLSLARISNSPTVLTNVLAGAALVGGGGLRMGLVAVAMVLFYTAGMYLNDLLDLNLDRRERPERPLPSGLIPVNEAWVVTAALFGVGGVLLALAGGGAFISGLVLAALIVLYDAWHKTNPLSPVIMAATRALVYVTAALTFTSAPGSALTVWAGLLAAYIIGLTYLAKTENRPGMARYWPVALMAAPVVYALVGAFSWPVGLIALGLAAWIARCLSFVYGKQRNVGAAIGRLIAGVCLLDAVVLASVGAWAWLPVALAAFLLTLWWQRHIKGT; this comes from the coding sequence ATGTCCTCTAGCGCCGTGCGGACGTCCGCTCCCCGCTGGCGGGGGCACCTCTCGCTGGCCCGCATCTCCAACTCCCCCACAGTGCTGACCAACGTGCTGGCGGGCGCCGCCCTGGTCGGTGGCGGCGGCCTCCGGATGGGGCTGGTCGCCGTGGCGATGGTGCTGTTCTACACCGCCGGCATGTATCTGAACGACCTGCTCGACCTGAACCTCGACCGCCGCGAGCGCCCCGAACGCCCGCTGCCCTCGGGCCTGATCCCGGTGAACGAGGCCTGGGTGGTCACGGCGGCGCTGTTCGGCGTGGGCGGCGTGCTGCTGGCCCTGGCCGGGGGCGGCGCCTTTATCAGCGGCCTCGTGCTGGCCGCACTGATCGTCCTGTACGACGCCTGGCACAAGACCAACCCGCTGAGCCCGGTCATCATGGCCGCCACCCGCGCGCTGGTCTATGTCACGGCGGCGCTGACTTTCACATCTGCGCCCGGTTCAGCCCTGACCGTCTGGGCGGGGCTGCTGGCCGCCTACATCATCGGCCTGACCTACCTCGCCAAGACCGAAAACCGCCCCGGCATGGCCCGCTACTGGCCGGTCGCCCTGATGGCGGCGCCGGTCGTGTACGCGCTGGTGGGCGCCTTTTCCTGGCCGGTTGGCCTGATCGCCCTGGGGCTGGCCGCCTGGATCGCCCGCTGTCTGAGCTTCGTGTACGGCAAACAGCGCAACGTCGGCGCCGCCATCGGACGCCTGATCGCCGGCGTGTGTCTGCTGGACGCCGTGGTGCTCGCCTCCGTGGGTGCCTGGGCCTGGCTGCCCGTGGCCCTCGCCGCCTTCCTGCTGACCCTGTGGTGGCAGCGGCACATCAAAGGAACCTGA
- a CDS encoding TatD family hydrolase codes for MNYIDMHAHMVSRTTDDYHAMALSGCLAVTEPAFWSGRDRLGSEAFADYFDHLTTFEPARAREYGIAHYAWLCLNPKEGEDRELTRQVLRIIPEFLSRPTVLGIGEIGLNRVTRNELATFLDHVELALEHQQLIHIHTPHLEDKYKGTRVMVDALAADGRIEPGRVMIDHAEEHTVQMILDHGFWTGLTLYPKTKASPARAIDMIEMYGSERLIVASACDWGPSQPLAIPEFIFEARRRGHTEATIRKIVLENPQRFLGQSPKFVPPTREPRLAQV; via the coding sequence GTGAACTACATCGACATGCACGCGCATATGGTCTCGCGCACCACCGACGACTACCACGCGATGGCGCTCAGCGGTTGCCTGGCGGTCACCGAGCCGGCCTTCTGGTCGGGCCGCGACCGGCTGGGCTCCGAGGCCTTCGCGGACTACTTCGACCACCTGACCACCTTCGAGCCCGCCCGCGCCCGCGAGTACGGCATCGCGCACTACGCCTGGCTGTGCCTGAACCCCAAGGAAGGCGAAGACCGCGAGCTGACCCGGCAGGTCTTGAGGATCATCCCCGAGTTCCTGAGCCGCCCGACCGTGCTGGGCATCGGCGAGATCGGCCTGAACCGCGTGACGCGCAACGAACTGGCGACCTTCCTCGACCACGTGGAACTGGCGCTGGAGCACCAGCAGCTCATTCACATCCACACGCCGCACCTGGAGGACAAGTACAAGGGCACCCGCGTGATGGTCGACGCCCTGGCCGCCGACGGCCGCATCGAGCCCGGCCGCGTGATGATCGACCACGCCGAGGAACACACCGTCCAGATGATCCTCGACCACGGCTTCTGGACGGGCCTGACGCTGTACCCCAAGACCAAGGCCTCGCCCGCCCGCGCCATCGACATGATCGAGATGTACGGCTCCGAGCGGCTGATCGTGGCCTCGGCCTGCGACTGGGGCCCCAGCCAGCCCCTCGCCATCCCGGAGTTCATCTTCGAGGCCCGGCGGCGCGGCCACACGGAAGCGACCATCCGCAAGATCGTGCTGGAGAACCCGCAGCGCTTTCTGGGTCAGTCGCCGAAGTTCGTCCCGCCGACCCGCGAGCCGCGTCTGGCGCAGGTGTAG